Proteins from a single region of Nakamurella flava:
- a CDS encoding APC family permease yields the protein MSITPPHPESSGTSAQPQIDKGLAGGSVGLLGGTVLGISSVAPAYTLTATIGLVVAAAGVKIPIIFIAGFIPMFFAAYAYREFNRVDPDCGTSFTWTTRAFGPYVGWLGGWAAILATIIVLTNLAGIGVQFFYQLLGSLFHNDDLANLYTNRPVNVLTCLVFLAAATWVAYRGITTTEKVQFVLVTFQMIVLIWFAVAAFTQAGGPDDPNGISFSWDWFNPFTGLTMSAFVIGLSASIFSFWGWDTALTVNEESKDADKTPGRAAILCVISILLTYLLVSISALMYAGDGTGELGLNNEDIQSNVFGALAGPVMGEPWNNLLFLAVLASSAASLMTTFLPTTRTMLGMAAYGALPPRFARIHPKYLTPGYATVVAGIVAGVFYAVMWFLSQNVLDDTILALGLMICFYYGFTAIGCVWYFRKDAFTSLNAFTFKFLLPLLGGIGLWFVFFVTLRDSLSPDYGSGSSVGGVGLVFVIGVGLIVLGAVLMLVLRARQPAFFRGETLRKDTPSLIVPE from the coding sequence ATGTCGATCACGCCGCCCCACCCCGAATCGTCCGGCACTTCTGCTCAACCGCAGATCGACAAGGGCCTGGCCGGCGGCTCGGTCGGCCTGCTCGGCGGGACAGTCCTGGGCATCTCCAGCGTCGCCCCGGCCTACACGCTGACCGCCACGATCGGTCTGGTCGTCGCGGCCGCCGGGGTCAAGATCCCGATCATCTTCATCGCCGGGTTCATCCCGATGTTCTTCGCCGCCTACGCCTACCGCGAGTTCAACCGGGTCGACCCGGACTGCGGCACCTCGTTCACCTGGACCACCCGGGCCTTTGGCCCGTACGTCGGCTGGCTCGGCGGGTGGGCCGCGATCCTCGCGACCATCATCGTGTTGACCAACCTGGCCGGCATCGGCGTGCAGTTCTTCTACCAACTGCTCGGCAGCCTGTTCCACAACGACGATCTGGCGAACCTCTACACCAACCGGCCGGTCAACGTGTTGACCTGCCTGGTGTTCCTGGCCGCCGCCACCTGGGTCGCCTATCGCGGCATCACCACCACCGAGAAGGTGCAGTTCGTCCTGGTGACCTTCCAGATGATCGTCCTCATCTGGTTCGCGGTGGCGGCGTTCACCCAGGCCGGCGGGCCGGACGACCCGAACGGCATCTCGTTCTCGTGGGACTGGTTCAACCCGTTCACCGGACTGACCATGTCAGCCTTCGTCATCGGACTCTCGGCATCGATCTTCTCGTTCTGGGGGTGGGACACCGCCCTGACCGTCAACGAGGAATCCAAGGATGCCGACAAGACCCCGGGTCGGGCGGCGATCCTCTGCGTGATCTCCATCCTGCTGACCTATCTGCTGGTCTCGATCTCCGCGTTGATGTACGCCGGCGACGGCACCGGCGAACTGGGCCTGAACAACGAGGACATCCAGAGCAACGTTTTCGGCGCCCTGGCCGGGCCGGTGATGGGGGAGCCCTGGAACAACCTGCTGTTTCTCGCCGTGCTCGCGTCGTCGGCGGCCAGCCTGATGACGACCTTCCTGCCGACCACCCGGACCATGCTCGGAATGGCCGCCTACGGGGCGTTGCCGCCGCGCTTCGCCCGGATCCACCCGAAGTACCTGACCCCGGGATACGCCACCGTGGTCGCCGGCATCGTTGCCGGCGTCTTCTATGCGGTGATGTGGTTCCTGTCCCAGAACGTCCTGGACGACACGATCCTCGCGCTGGGCCTGATGATCTGCTTCTACTACGGGTTCACCGCCATCGGCTGCGTCTGGTATTTCCGCAAGGACGCCTTCACCAGCCTGAACGCCTTCACGTTCAAGTTCCTGCTGCCGTTGCTCGGCGGCATCGGACTGTGGTTCGTCTTCTTCGTGACCCTGCGCGACAGCCTCAGCCCCGACTACGGCAGCGGCTCCTCCGTCGGCGGGGTGGGTCTCGTCTTCGTCATCGGCGTCGGGTTGATCGTCCTCGGCGCGGTCCTCATGCTCGTCCTGCGGGCCCGGCAGCCGGCGTTCTTCCGTGGGGAGACGCTCCGTAAGGACACGCCGTCGTTGATCGTGCCGGAGTAG
- a CDS encoding gamma-aminobutyraldehyde dehydrogenase: protein MTGQTEAKKTFTNIIGGQPVPAADGSTMDVLDPTTGAVYATAPQSAAEDVDRAYAAASKAYETWRWATPSERQLGLLKFADHVEANAEELVAVEVQDTGKPSGLTMSEEIGPMVDQLRFFAGAARVLEGRSSGEYLRGHTSSIRREPVGVVGQVSPWNYPMMMAVWKLAPALAAGCSVVIKPSDTTPASTVWMVNALQEFYPPGVVNVVCGDRDTGAALTSHAAPALVSITGSTRAGIAVATAAAKNLTRSHLELGGKAPVVVFDDASIEAAVEGIATAGYFNGGQDCTAATRVIAQAGIYDDFVAALTAKAKETRTGAPDDEDVLYGSINNANQLNHIAGLVERAAQSADVTAGGTRIDGPGFYYPPTVVAGVHQDDEIVQTEVFGPVITVQKFADESEALRAANGTEYGLASSVWTTNIDTAARMSAQLDFGCVWINTHIPLVAEMPHGGFKKSGYGKDLSMYGFEDYTRIKHVMHYHGLGA from the coding sequence ATGACTGGGCAGACCGAGGCGAAGAAGACCTTCACGAACATCATCGGCGGCCAGCCGGTGCCGGCGGCGGACGGCTCGACGATGGACGTCCTGGACCCGACGACGGGCGCCGTCTACGCGACCGCCCCGCAGTCGGCGGCCGAGGACGTCGACCGGGCCTACGCGGCAGCGTCGAAGGCGTACGAGACCTGGCGATGGGCCACCCCGTCCGAACGTCAGCTGGGCCTGCTGAAGTTCGCCGACCACGTCGAGGCCAACGCCGAGGAGCTGGTCGCCGTCGAGGTGCAGGACACCGGCAAGCCGTCCGGGCTGACGATGTCGGAGGAGATCGGCCCGATGGTCGATCAGCTCCGGTTCTTCGCCGGCGCCGCCCGGGTGCTGGAGGGCCGGTCGTCCGGCGAGTACCTGCGCGGCCACACCTCGTCGATCCGCCGGGAGCCGGTCGGAGTCGTCGGCCAGGTGTCGCCGTGGAACTACCCGATGATGATGGCGGTCTGGAAGCTCGCCCCGGCCCTGGCCGCCGGGTGTTCGGTGGTCATCAAGCCGTCCGACACCACCCCGGCGTCGACGGTGTGGATGGTCAACGCGCTGCAGGAGTTCTACCCGCCGGGCGTGGTCAACGTGGTCTGCGGTGACCGCGACACCGGCGCCGCCCTGACCTCCCATGCGGCCCCGGCCCTGGTGTCGATCACCGGGTCGACCCGGGCCGGCATCGCGGTCGCGACCGCGGCGGCCAAGAACCTGACCCGCTCGCACCTGGAGCTCGGCGGCAAGGCCCCGGTCGTGGTCTTCGACGACGCGTCCATCGAGGCCGCGGTCGAGGGCATCGCCACCGCCGGCTACTTCAACGGCGGGCAGGACTGCACCGCGGCGACCCGCGTCATCGCCCAGGCCGGCATCTACGACGACTTCGTCGCCGCGCTGACCGCCAAGGCCAAGGAGACCCGGACCGGCGCCCCGGACGACGAGGACGTGCTCTACGGGTCGATCAACAACGCGAACCAGCTCAACCACATCGCCGGGCTCGTCGAGCGGGCCGCCCAGTCGGCCGACGTCACCGCCGGTGGAACGCGGATCGACGGTCCCGGCTTCTACTATCCGCCGACCGTCGTCGCCGGCGTGCACCAGGACGACGAGATCGTGCAGACCGAGGTTTTCGGCCCGGTCATCACCGTGCAGAAGTTCGCCGACGAATCTGAAGCCCTCCGGGCGGCCAACGGCACGGAATACGGTCTGGCGTCGTCGGTCTGGACGACGAACATCGACACGGCGGCGCGGATGTCGGCGCAGCTGGACTTCGGGTGCGTGTGGATCAACACCCACATCCCGTTGGTCGCGGAAATGCCGCACGGCGGGTTCAAGAAGTCCGGCTACGGCAAGGACCTGTCGATGTACGGGTTCGAGGACTACACCCGGATCAAGCACGTCATGCATTACCACGGCCTGGGCGCCTGA
- a CDS encoding fused MFS/spermidine synthase, with translation MRPVTAGALVFGTSAAVLVLEILAARLLAPYVGVTLATYTGIIGTILAAIAFGTWLGGRLADRYDPGGLLGPILVLGGGLSLTIVPIVRLVGGLPIGTGPTAVVILVTLAFFAPAAVLSAVPPTVVKMQLADLRTTGSTVGRISALGTAGAIVGTFATGFVLVATWPTTPIIVGVGVALLLSGVVVEVARRRSRRAGFPGALAAAVVGVAAVGGAGAIGVNAALDPCERESAYFCARVVPNLAGCPDGLTLYLDTVRHSCVHPDDPARLDFGYAQLFAEVATAKAPDGGPLDVVHVGGGGFSLPRWLEVTHPGSVSRVLELDPALVDIAEQQLGLALSDDLTVTTGDARLGLRNEPSASADMVFGDAFGGLSVPWHLTTVEWTEQVERVMRPDGVYVLNVIDYPPFGFARAETATLQSVFEHVAVLAVPGRVAGQSGGNLVLIGSNGPIDAAGIRGANAAAVAAGGVAAELTEGDALDAFVRGADPLTDDFAPVDQLIALGRRP, from the coding sequence ATGAGACCTGTCACCGCCGGCGCGCTGGTGTTCGGAACGTCCGCCGCGGTGCTGGTGCTGGAGATCCTGGCCGCTCGGCTGCTCGCCCCGTACGTGGGCGTCACGCTGGCCACCTACACCGGGATCATCGGCACCATCCTGGCGGCCATCGCGTTCGGTACGTGGCTGGGTGGTCGACTGGCCGACCGGTACGACCCGGGCGGGCTGCTCGGCCCGATCCTGGTGCTGGGCGGCGGACTGTCGCTGACCATCGTGCCGATCGTGCGGCTGGTCGGCGGGCTGCCGATCGGCACCGGCCCGACCGCCGTGGTCATCCTGGTGACGCTGGCGTTCTTCGCGCCGGCCGCGGTGCTGTCCGCCGTCCCGCCGACGGTGGTGAAGATGCAGCTGGCGGACCTCCGCACGACAGGCTCGACGGTGGGCCGCATCTCGGCCCTGGGCACGGCCGGTGCCATCGTGGGGACGTTCGCCACCGGGTTCGTCCTGGTGGCGACGTGGCCGACGACGCCGATCATCGTCGGAGTCGGCGTAGCCCTCCTGCTCAGCGGGGTGGTCGTCGAGGTGGCCCGGCGCCGGTCCCGGCGGGCCGGCTTCCCGGGCGCACTGGCGGCGGCGGTGGTCGGCGTGGCCGCGGTCGGTGGGGCCGGCGCGATCGGGGTGAACGCGGCGCTGGACCCGTGCGAGCGGGAGTCGGCCTACTTCTGCGCCCGGGTCGTGCCGAACCTGGCCGGTTGTCCGGACGGGCTGACCCTGTACCTGGACACCGTCCGGCACAGCTGCGTGCACCCGGACGACCCGGCCCGGCTGGATTTCGGCTATGCCCAGCTGTTCGCCGAGGTGGCCACGGCCAAGGCGCCCGACGGCGGCCCGCTGGACGTGGTGCACGTGGGCGGCGGCGGGTTCAGCCTGCCCCGGTGGCTGGAGGTGACCCACCCGGGTTCGGTCAGCCGGGTGCTGGAACTGGATCCCGCGCTCGTCGACATCGCCGAGCAGCAGCTCGGTCTCGCACTGTCCGACGACCTGACGGTGACGACGGGGGACGCCCGGCTGGGGCTGCGGAACGAGCCGTCCGCGTCGGCGGACATGGTGTTCGGGGATGCCTTCGGCGGACTCTCGGTGCCCTGGCACCTGACGACGGTCGAGTGGACCGAGCAGGTCGAGCGGGTGATGCGACCGGACGGCGTCTACGTCCTGAACGTCATCGACTATCCGCCGTTCGGGTTCGCCCGCGCCGAGACCGCCACCCTGCAATCGGTTTTCGAACACGTCGCCGTGCTGGCTGTCCCGGGACGGGTGGCCGGCCAGTCGGGCGGCAACCTGGTGTTGATCGGATCGAATGGCCCCATCGACGCCGCCGGTATCCGCGGGGCGAACGCAGCGGCGGTCGCCGCGGGCGGGGTGGCTGCCGAACTGACCGAGGGCGACGCCCTCGACGCGTTCGTGCGTGGGGCGGACCCGTTGACCGACGACTTCGCCCCGGTCGATCAGCTCATCGCGCTGGGCCGCCGGCCCTAG
- a CDS encoding serine/threonine dehydratase has product MPLTIEDVDAAAVRIAGRTRPLTVLPTDRPDRWFAAEFLQHTGTFKARGAVNLLAAHQEAGGLPAAGVAIASGGNAGLACAWSAAEIGVPAAVFLPATAPPVKVAKLHTYGAHVVQVGDRYAQAAAAAREYIRATGALASHAYDDPLVAAGAGTLMQEILARTPGGVDTVVVSVGGGGLLAGLATVAAGHGVRVVAVEPVGSQAFAAALAAGEPVEVDVQSVAADALGATTATRLALDAAASGSVTSVLVDDAAIVAARRRLWEDHRLVVEHAAATAQAALDSGAYRPQPGERIVTVLCGANTDPSDLVGRPSS; this is encoded by the coding sequence GTGCCCCTGACCATCGAGGACGTCGACGCTGCGGCAGTCCGCATCGCCGGCCGCACCCGACCGCTGACCGTCCTGCCGACCGATCGTCCCGACCGGTGGTTCGCCGCTGAGTTCCTGCAGCACACCGGGACGTTCAAGGCCCGCGGCGCGGTGAACCTGCTGGCGGCCCATCAGGAGGCGGGCGGCCTCCCGGCTGCCGGGGTGGCCATCGCCTCCGGCGGTAACGCCGGGTTGGCCTGCGCGTGGTCGGCGGCCGAGATCGGGGTGCCGGCGGCGGTTTTCCTGCCGGCAACCGCGCCGCCGGTCAAGGTGGCCAAGCTGCACACCTACGGCGCCCACGTCGTCCAGGTCGGTGACCGGTACGCCCAGGCGGCTGCCGCCGCGCGGGAGTACATCCGCGCGACCGGCGCCCTGGCCTCCCACGCCTACGACGATCCGCTGGTCGCCGCCGGGGCCGGCACGTTGATGCAGGAGATCCTGGCCCGCACCCCGGGCGGGGTAGACACCGTGGTCGTCTCGGTCGGGGGCGGTGGTCTGCTGGCCGGGTTGGCCACGGTCGCCGCCGGTCACGGCGTCCGGGTCGTCGCGGTGGAGCCGGTCGGGAGCCAGGCCTTCGCCGCCGCCCTCGCCGCCGGTGAGCCGGTGGAGGTGGACGTGCAGTCGGTGGCGGCCGACGCGTTGGGTGCGACCACGGCGACCCGACTCGCCCTGGACGCCGCCGCCAGCGGATCGGTCACGTCCGTGCTGGTGGACGACGCGGCGATCGTCGCCGCCCGCCGCCGGCTGTGGGAGGACCACCGGCTGGTGGTCGAGCACGCTGCGGCGACCGCGCAGGCGGCGCTCGACTCCGGCGCCTATCGGCCGCAGCCGGGGGAGCGGATCGTGACCGTGTTGTGCGGGGCCAACACCGACCCGTCCGATCTGGTCGGTCGCCCGAGCTCGTGA
- a CDS encoding VOC family protein codes for MTNADQPGAAPVSRPAASAAVTPLGWRYLLNRVRAIVPVTSLDEAVRVAAVAAGAATDTTGRLTIDLRDDRVALTVVDRRAGRLTETDLAVVRSVTTALTDAGFVPGPTGDSAAQLTEIAIDALDIPAVRPFWRTVLAYVDDPTDSPVDGGLIDPTGLGPALWFQQMDAPRGQRNRIHLDVDVPHDHVDERIAAAVAAGGTLLSDAHARAFWVLADAEGNEVCLCTWQDRERPAAPSTAVD; via the coding sequence ATGACGAACGCCGACCAACCCGGAGCTGCGCCCGTGTCCCGTCCGGCTGCGTCGGCCGCGGTCACCCCGCTGGGCTGGCGCTACCTGCTCAACCGGGTTCGCGCGATCGTCCCGGTGACTTCGCTGGACGAGGCGGTGCGGGTGGCCGCGGTCGCCGCGGGGGCCGCAACGGACACGACCGGACGCCTGACCATCGACCTGCGGGACGACCGGGTGGCGCTGACGGTCGTCGACCGGCGCGCCGGCCGCCTGACCGAGACCGACCTCGCCGTGGTGCGTTCGGTCACCACGGCCTTGACCGACGCCGGATTCGTCCCCGGCCCGACCGGCGACAGCGCCGCCCAACTGACCGAGATCGCCATCGACGCGCTCGACATCCCCGCTGTACGGCCGTTCTGGCGTACGGTCCTGGCCTACGTCGACGACCCGACGGACTCCCCGGTCGACGGCGGGCTGATCGATCCGACCGGGCTCGGACCGGCGCTGTGGTTCCAGCAGATGGACGCGCCCCGCGGGCAGCGCAACCGCATCCATCTCGACGTCGACGTGCCCCACGACCACGTGGACGAGCGGATCGCTGCGGCCGTGGCCGCCGGCGGAACCCTGCTCTCCGATGCGCACGCCCGCGCCTTCTGGGTACTGGCCGACGCCGAAGGCAACGAGGTCTGCCTGTGCACCTGGCAGGACCGGGAACGCCCCGCCGCCCCGTCCACCGCCGTCGACTGA